In Eriocheir sinensis breed Jianghai 21 chromosome 23, ASM2467909v1, whole genome shotgun sequence, a single window of DNA contains:
- the LOC127002607 gene encoding uncharacterized protein LOC127002607: MIRESVDADAPSRETEGRGAVKHKKRIITDYKAPPPKIGETARRENADAEMLSMAAEGCEDAPYRNLISPPKNDSKVPSAEITVDLTPPSPAEETKDDKQPSKEEKSAFNPSFTPKILPPSLLKRNELHPSKLRVFVCYY; this comes from the exons ATGATACGAGAAAGTGTCGATGCAGACGCACCGAGCAGGGAGACTGAAGGACGTGGTGCTGTTAAGCACAAGAAACGTATCATCACAGACTACAAAGCACCCCCTCCAAAGATCG GTGAAACCGCGAGGCGGGAAAACGCTGACGCAGAAATGCTGAGCATGGCAGCTGAAGGTTGCGAGGATGCTCCATACAGGAATCTCATCTCCCCTCCAAAGAACGACTCCAAGGTACCCTCAGCCGAAATCACCGTGGATTTGACGCCTCCATCCCCTGCGGAGGAGACAAAGGATGACAAGCAGccgtcaaaggaagaaaaatctgCCTTCAATCCGTCGTTTACACCCAAGATCTTACCTCCATCTCTGTTGAAAAGAAACGAGTTGCATCCATCTAAattgcgtgtgtttgtatgttattACTAa